The Gammaproteobacteria bacterium genomic sequence CCGATGATTGGCGTGATTGCGATGACTGTCAGCTCGCTCTCCGTGATCGGTAATTCGCTGCGCCTCAAGCAGGTCCGGCTCAAGGTAAGTTAAGGCATCTCTGATTTATTCAGAGTTTCCTTAATAAACAGCGCTTACGCCCCATCTATACTAAGCGCTTGAAAAGGGTGGCGGGAGGGTGTGACGAACCAGGCTGCTCGTCATTACTTCTCGTCGGTGTCGCACGGACATCGGCTGCGGCCGGGGCCAGCACTACTTCCCTCGCCCGAGACCGTCCGTGAACTGCATGCGGAAGACGTGCGCCATGAGCTTCGGCTCGGTGTCGGTGTGCGGCTGCGTACCGTCCGGCTGTGAGCCGGGAAAGCCGATGGATGTAAAATAATTGAGTAACTGAGGCAATGACAGCCGAACACATTGCGCAACTGGTAATCAAGGTGGATGCGGTGTCCGTTGCGGGGGCGTGGACCGTGCGGGGCATCGCCCAGATCGAGCAGCGCCTGGACAGCATTTCCTGGCCCGGTACTGGAGCGCTGGTGATCGACGCGGCGGCGATCACCGCGCTGGACACTGCGGGGGCGTGGCTGCTGCAGCGGACGGTGCGCGCGCTGGAGCAGCGCGGGCGGAGTGTCCGGATTAATGGGCTGCGGCCTGAGTTCAACGCCTTGCTGCAGTTGATTGCAGCGCGCGCCGTAACGCCGGAACACGCAGCTCCGGCCAGAGACGGCCTGCTGGCGAGTATCGGGCAGCACACCTGGCGCGGGCTGCTCGGCATGTCCGGCATGCTGGCGTTTATCGGGGAAAGCGCGACCGCCCTGCTGCGTTCGCTCGCCCAGCCGCGCCGCCTCCGCTGGCGCGCCATCCTCCATAATCTGCAGACGGCCGGGGTTGAGGCGCTACCCATCACCGGCCTGCTGGCGTTCCTGATGGGGGTGGTGATCGCGTATCAGGGTGCGGATCAGTTGCAACGCTTCGGCGCGAATATATTCATTGTCGATCTGGTGGGGCTTTCGATGCTGCGCGAGCTTTCGCCCCTGCTCACCGCCATCATCGTCGCGGGGCGGTCGGGTTCCGCTTATACGGCGCAAATCGGCACCATGAAGGTCACCGAGGAGATTGACGCGCTGCGTACCATTGGCGTCGGGCCGCAGGAACTGCTGGTGCTGCCCAAGATGCTGGCGCTGATCGTCGCGTTGCCTCTGCTCACGGTGTATACCGATGTGGCCGGTGTGCTCGGCGGTATGGTCATGGCGCGCTCCAAGCTCGGTGTCAGCTTCGAGGATTTCCTCGATCGCTTTGAAGACGCAATCAGCCTGTCTTCCTATCTGGTCGGTATCGGCAAGGCGCCGGTGTTCGCCGCGATCATCGCGCTGGTTGGATGCTACCGCGGGTTTCAGGTCAGCGGCAGCGCCGACAGCGTCGGGCGGCAGACGACGCTGAGCGTGGTGCAGTCCATCTTTCTGATCATCGTGGCCGATGCGCTGTTCTCCATCATCTTCAACTGGCTCGACATCTGAGCACTGCGATGGAACAATCGCAGAACAGCGATGCCGTAGTCGAAATCCGCGATCTGAACACGCGCTTCGGCAAGGCCGTGGTGCACGAGAACGTCAGCCTCACGGTGCGTCCGGGCGAGATTTTTGCGCTGGTGGGCGGCAGCGGCTGCGGCAAGTCCACCCTGCTGCGCGAGGTCATCCTGCTGCAGCCGCCGGTATCGGGTTCGATCCGGGTGTTCGGACGGGAAGTGCTCGGCTTGAGCGACGAGCAGGCACTGCCGCTGCGGCGCCGGTGGGGCGTCATGTTCGAGCGCGGCGCATTGTTCAGCTCGCTTACGGTGGCGGAGAATGTCGGCATGGTGCTGCGCGAGCATACGCAACTCAGCGACCAACTCATCGAGGAGATTGCTGCCATAAAAATCGCGCTTACCGGGTTGCCTGCTGATGCGGCCTCAAAATATCCGAATGAGCTGAGCGGCGGGATGCGCAAACGCGCTGCGCTGGCGCGCGCCATCGCCCTCGATCCCGAACTGCTTTTTCTCGACGAACCGACCGCAGGCCTCGACCCGCTCAGCGCAAGCGGCATTGACGAGCTGGTGGTGAGCTTGCGCGATGCGCTCGGATTGACCATTATGATGGTGACGCACGACCTCGACCTGCTGTGGCGGACGGCAGACCGCGTCGCAGTGCTGGGTGAGGGGCATATCCTGGGAGTCGGCACCATGGCGGAGCTCTCCCAGTCTGGGCATCCGCTGATCCGGGAATATTTCTATGGGCCGCGCGGACGCGCGGCACGCGAGCAGGCATGGAAGACAAAGTAAGGTTTGCCGCTGTCGGAATTTTCGTGCTGGCATTAAGCGCAGCGCTGATCGGCAGCGTGCTGTGGTTGAGCAGCGGGAATTCCTATCGCAAGGATTACGACATCTACCAGACGTACATGAAGGAGTCGGTGTCGGGGCTGAATCTCAATGCGCCGGTGCGTTACCACGGCGTCGAGGTCGGCCGCGTGCGGAAAATAGCGCTGGCGCCGGGAAATATCGAACAGGTGCAGCTGACGCTTGCCATCGAGCGCGGCACGCCGGTCAAAGAGGATACCGTGGCCGTACTCCAGACGCAGGGATTGACCGGTATCGCCTTTGTCGATCTGACGGGGGGTGGCCGCGATTCGCCTCCGCTGCAACAGCAGGCCGGCGAGAAATACCCGGTGATCAAGACCGGGCCTTCGCTCATGACGCGGCTCGATTCCGCGCTCACGGCGTTGCTCACCAATCTCAACCGCACCAGCGAGAACCTTAATGCCCTGATGGATGAAGATAACCGGCGCGCGGTCAAGACAACCCTGGCGGATCTCAGGGTTTTGTCGAGCACCCTTGCGGCACGCTCGGCCGCGATTGACTCCACCCTGACCAATGCGGCGCGCACCCTGGAAAACACCGCGCGCCTGAGTGAAGAACTGCCGCAACTCGCGCAGCGCGTACAACGCAGCGCGGATGCCTTCGACCGCATGGCCAGTGAGGTCGCCCGTGCCGGAACGAGCGCAAGCGGCGTGTTTGATGGCGCCCGCACCGATGTTCAACAGTTTACCGGCGGGACGCTGCCGGAAATGCACCAGTTGGTGACGGAATTGCGCGACTTGACCGGTTCGTTGCGGCGCTTCAGCGACCAACTGGAACAAAACCCAAGCACGTTATTGTACGGCAAGCCCGCAGGAAAGCGCGGGCCAGGTGAATGACTCCATCAATTGGCACTATGCCCACTGAGCGATGAACATAAACAGACGCAAGCGTATTCTCTGCCGGACACTCCAGGCCCTGGTGTCCGTCATGCTGCTCGCCGGCTGTGCGGGATTGCCGGCACCGCAGGTGGAA encodes the following:
- a CDS encoding MlaE family lipid ABC transporter permease subunit codes for the protein MTAEHIAQLVIKVDAVSVAGAWTVRGIAQIEQRLDSISWPGTGALVIDAAAITALDTAGAWLLQRTVRALEQRGRSVRINGLRPEFNALLQLIAARAVTPEHAAPARDGLLASIGQHTWRGLLGMSGMLAFIGESATALLRSLAQPRRLRWRAILHNLQTAGVEALPITGLLAFLMGVVIAYQGADQLQRFGANIFIVDLVGLSMLRELSPLLTAIIVAGRSGSAYTAQIGTMKVTEEIDALRTIGVGPQELLVLPKMLALIVALPLLTVYTDVAGVLGGMVMARSKLGVSFEDFLDRFEDAISLSSYLVGIGKAPVFAAIIALVGCYRGFQVSGSADSVGRQTTLSVVQSIFLIIVADALFSIIFNWLDI
- a CDS encoding ATP-binding cassette domain-containing protein; protein product: MEQSQNSDAVVEIRDLNTRFGKAVVHENVSLTVRPGEIFALVGGSGCGKSTLLREVILLQPPVSGSIRVFGREVLGLSDEQALPLRRRWGVMFERGALFSSLTVAENVGMVLREHTQLSDQLIEEIAAIKIALTGLPADAASKYPNELSGGMRKRAALARAIALDPELLFLDEPTAGLDPLSASGIDELVVSLRDALGLTIMMVTHDLDLLWRTADRVAVLGEGHILGVGTMAELSQSGHPLIREYFYGPRGRAAREQAWKTK
- a CDS encoding MlaD family protein, whose translation is MEDKVRFAAVGIFVLALSAALIGSVLWLSSGNSYRKDYDIYQTYMKESVSGLNLNAPVRYHGVEVGRVRKIALAPGNIEQVQLTLAIERGTPVKEDTVAVLQTQGLTGIAFVDLTGGGRDSPPLQQQAGEKYPVIKTGPSLMTRLDSALTALLTNLNRTSENLNALMDEDNRRAVKTTLADLRVLSSTLAARSAAIDSTLTNAARTLENTARLSEELPQLAQRVQRSADAFDRMASEVARAGTSASGVFDGARTDVQQFTGGTLPEMHQLVTELRDLTGSLRRFSDQLEQNPSTLLYGKPAGKRGPGE